In one window of Echeneis naucrates chromosome 17, fEcheNa1.1, whole genome shotgun sequence DNA:
- the tmem71 gene encoding transmembrane protein 71, whose product MSFFSGAVTSSPIKRRLRANHSCHSLDLSLLSPDSSYVCYSSTDGGDPCCCRRSPRLLTNGYYTVTEDSFSWDDEGNVSLTPCKANVSYKENLVRVFRRRRRPRGSLARLLSDVTETCQSWLDEKVFRGVFGTGQHHNWEQDQDEDHEKVKGLDPDWGGSSQEVWALTDESWSELDQSCRFTYDPTEIPPPPDKVAPPPKMLIQEEICSEICQSKERFTQSLGGLSEVPPPSPFYANTCCCQALAERPGLTLKAFLLFIFTVFIFTALCSRNLWLSSAVTSTVFVMMSSFMFLTKSGPMGEWRRAKTEDITSRNE is encoded by the exons ATGTCCTTCTTCTCCGGAGCTGTTACAA gttcgCCGATAAAACGAAGGCTGCGGGCGAATCACTCCTGTCACAG CCTCgacctgtctctcctctctcccgaCTCCTCGTATGTTTGCTACTCTTCCACGGATGGCGGCGACCCTTGTTGCTGCCGCCGCTCGCCTCGTCTCCTGACTAATGGATACTACACCGTCACCGAGGACAGCTTCTCCTGGGACGACGAGGGAAACGTGTCACTGACGCCCTGCAAGGCCAACGTGTCCTACAAGGAGAACCTCGTCCG tgTCTTCCGGCGCAGGCGGAGGCCTCGCGGCTCTTTGGCCCGCCTcctcagtgatgtcacagagacCTGCCAGTCCTGGCTGGATGAAAAGGTCTTCAGAGGGGTGTTCGGGACAGGACAGCACCACAACTGGGAGCAAGACCAGGACGAAGACCACGAGAAGGTGAAGGGACTGGACCCAGACTGGGGTGGGAGCAGCCAGGAGGTTTGGGCCCTGACGGACGAGTCCTGGTCTGAGCTGGACCAGAGCTGCAGGTTCACATATG ACCCAACAGAGATCCCGCCCCCTCCTGACAAAGTGGCCCCGCCCCCAAAGATGCTCATCCAGGAAGAGATCTGCTCTGAGATCTGTCAATCAAAGGAGCGGTTCACCCAATCGCTCGGTGGACTCTCTGAAGTCCCGCCTCCATCTCCGTTCTATgccaacacctgctgctgtcaggccTTAGCTGAGCGCCCAG gattaaCGCTGAAggccttcctcctcttcatcttcaccgTCTTCATCTTCACGGCTCTTTGCTCACG GAATCTGTGGTTGAGCTCAGCTGTGACATCGACTGTGTtcgtgatgatgtcatcatttaTGT tccTGACGAAGTCGGGGCCGATGGGTGAGTGGAGGAGGGCGAAGACGGAG GATATCACATCAAGAAACGAataa